One genomic window of Cryomorphaceae bacterium includes the following:
- a CDS encoding 1-aminocyclopropane-1-carboxylate deaminase/D-cysteine desulfhydrase produces the protein MEFISTPSPLQELTSPLFERKGLFVWVKRDDLIHPVISGNKWRKLKYNLQEARRRGCTRILTFGGAYSNHLHATAGACAMLGMSSIGVVRGEETLPLNSTLRFATEQGMHLQYVSRSEYRLRNEETFQRALLDDYPGSYLVPEGGANAAGVRGCKEIVEEVAMPFDKVAVACGTGTTLAGIAMALQPGQQAMGFSALKNGAFLDDEVAALVAAEGHSSASRNWTIQTEYHFGGYARVTPDLIAFMQHFYREHGFKLDPVYTAKMFFGVWDMIDRGAFARGTTLLLVHTGGLQGLQGMEERWGW, from the coding sequence ATGGAATTCATTTCAACACCCTCGCCTCTTCAGGAACTTACATCACCATTGTTTGAGCGCAAAGGGCTGTTTGTCTGGGTTAAGCGAGATGATCTCATCCACCCGGTCATTTCGGGCAATAAATGGCGAAAGCTGAAATATAATTTGCAGGAGGCCCGGCGTCGCGGTTGTACGCGTATCCTCACTTTTGGTGGAGCTTATAGCAACCACCTGCACGCCACGGCAGGAGCCTGCGCCATGTTGGGAATGTCGTCGATTGGAGTGGTGCGAGGCGAAGAAACACTGCCTCTCAACAGCACATTGCGCTTTGCAACAGAGCAGGGAATGCACCTGCAGTATGTGTCGCGCTCTGAATACCGCCTGCGAAATGAGGAAACTTTTCAGCGTGCTTTGCTGGATGATTATCCCGGTTCATACCTTGTGCCTGAGGGCGGGGCCAACGCGGCCGGAGTGCGCGGTTGCAAGGAGATTGTTGAGGAAGTGGCCATGCCTTTTGACAAAGTTGCGGTGGCTTGTGGAACCGGAACCACATTGGCGGGAATCGCAATGGCTTTGCAACCCGGTCAGCAGGCTATGGGCTTTTCGGCACTGAAGAACGGCGCTTTTCTGGATGATGAAGTAGCCGCACTTGTGGCTGCAGAAGGCCACAGTAGCGCTTCGCGCAATTGGACCATCCAAACGGAATACCATTTTGGAGGATACGCCCGCGTTACTCCTGATCTTATTGCCTTTATGCAGCATTTTTACAGGGAGCACGGTTTTAAGCTCGATCCCGTGTACACGGCCAAAATGTTTTTTGGTGTGTGGGATATGATCGATAGGGGCGCCTTTGCGCGTGGTACCACCTTGCTCCTTGTTCACACCGGTGGCCTGCAGGGATTGCAGGGAATGGAAGAGAGGTGGGGGTGGTGA